The Silene latifolia isolate original U9 population chromosome 4, ASM4854445v1, whole genome shotgun sequence region GATTTTGGTGTATCATGTGTGCGGAAAGCCCTAACCTTTAATTTTCTTCATGTACTCTCTACTCTGACGGTAACATCATTCCCTTCCTTTTCCATCTCATTAATTCACTGCTTGTTCCTCCACATGTACAAATTATAAACAAAAATCCATGTTTATAAGAGGAAACCAATTCAAATTACCATATAAGAGGGAGTGATTTAGGGGCAGGACCGTCTAATAGCAAATTCAAAAGGTTTTAGAGTCGGACCTCTCAAATTCATTTAACGGCCCTACTTAGGGGTTTATAGGAGTACATGTATAATGTATACCCTCCGTAGCTAGTTAAGAAATCGTAATAAATTAATGGCAAAATAAGAGAATTCCACTAATCGACTAAAATCAAGTGATTTAATTAGTGAAGATGTACAAAGGAGTTATAAGTACTTCAAAGGACTGTCTACTATGGAGTACAAAATAATACACTGCCTACGATTAGGCTATCTATCGAGATTACAGacaaacataataataataattatcatAATCTACTGATGCTCATTCTTAACGCTAGCAGAAGGAATAATATCTTGAAGCAGTCCATTGTCTGTAAGCATAGAGGCACCAAGTGAAGTAGCGCCACCAGTAACGCGCCTCTCTTGTGAAACCAACAATGGAGTACAAGTGTTAAAATGGTTAAAGTGAGGAGGCAAGCTTCTATTGAGATAGGAGTAGTTGATTTGCAAAGGCAGCGCGTAGGCAGCAGCGTTTGCACCAAAGGCGGACGCTTGCACAACCGCAGAGGGGTGAGTGTGTTGGCCTTCATATGTTGTCATTACTATGGAGGGATCATTGAATGATCTCTCCACTCTCTTCTTTACATTACATGCTGCACTAGTGCACCGGAAGTAACTCCTGTGTTCCAATGTTGAACAAATACCCAACCATTATATCAAACATACTCGTATGATTGTAGCATTGTGTCATACTCCAATATTATCTACTCCCTACTTACTAATATCAAAATGACTTCATTACTAAACTTTATACGCTTCTTTCATTGTGAAATTAAGTTTTTGTTCGTGCACTTAAGCTTTTGACCATTGTTGGTCATTAGAAAAGTATATATCTTGCACCTTTTGATCCCTTATAAACTACGAAATATCAATATTAGCGTTAACCATGGCCGATTTGTGTAGGGGAGTAAAGaaaatagatttatttttttaCGGAAAAGCTTGGAAATCGTAGTCACATTAAAGAAAGTAGTGTAGGACAATGATATGACATGATTGAGTCTCAATATCACCCTCTCACAAGCTTTATGGAGGGTCTACCATCATAGTGATTAGTGAGTGACCTCTCATTCTGAATGTTAAAGGATGGTACCGAGACTCGGACAAGCCGGTAGCACCATCTCATTTTCCGTACAATGAACAAAGCTCACAACTCACAAGTTGGGGGCCGGGGAGTGAAAGCAATGTACACTGAAATTGATGAAAGAGTTACATAAAAAAGATGAACAAGCAAGTATTGATTCCGTACTGGAATTGGTACAAAGAGATTAAACATACTACCTTGGAAAAGGGCTGTTTTTGACAGCTTTTTGGCCATACTTTCTCCAACGATAGCCATCCTCAAGATGATCAACCTCACTCCTTGTCATGAATGCTACTCTTGGCTCTCTCTGCCTTTTCTGTGTTTGTTTcgttgtctttttgt contains the following coding sequences:
- the LOC141652442 gene encoding uncharacterized protein LOC141652442, whose translation is MESLIGGEGEGGGALNYDYLTENHSLLSSSTSLLSSSLGLDSEILSSGFMELLGMQDFINYTTTPSLFHDDLNHTNNNNDEVFTTSLDPIIAPHNNIQNVNPETSDQLHNNNNNNNLPTTPNNSSSISSASNDDLHHHIHSSDELDDQQQHQQTLLKQTKHKKTTKQTQKRQREPRVAFMTRSEVDHLEDGYRWRKYGQKAVKNSPFPRSYFRCTSAACNVKKRVERSFNDPSIVMTTYEGQHTHPSAVVQASAFGANAAAYALPLQINYSYLNRSLPPHFNHFNTCTPLLVSQERRVTGGATSLGASMLTDNGLLQDIIPSASVKNEHQ